Genomic DNA from Magnolia sinica isolate HGM2019 chromosome 4, MsV1, whole genome shotgun sequence:
GGCAGAATGGTTAGTCGCGAAAGGGGATTAAGGATGTGGGCGATCCGTGGAGTGATCTTGGTCTGACTAGAAGAATAAGTTTATATCAAAGTCGAAAGCAAAAGGCATATGCTTCTATTACTACTGTTAGCATCGCTTCCCACATCATATGATTATCTCATCAATACTCTACTATATGGAAAGAATATAGTGAAGCTGGAAGAGATCATCGCGACTCTCGTCTCcaacgaaatgaggaagatgtCGAGTGATGGTGAATCTCATGTGGAATGATTAGTTACAAAATGGGGTCAAGGACGTGGGCGATCTTGGTCTGGCAAGAAGAAAAAGTCTATATTGAAGTCGAATGCAAATAACATATGTTTCTATTGTGGCATAAAGAGGCAATTCAAGAGAGACTGCTAGAAACAGAATGATGACCTGGAAGCCAAATAAAAAGGAAACACAGGTGAATCAGCCAGTGTTTTGGAAGGGAGCCTAGAGGGAGACCTTCTTTCGGTCTCTTCAGACACATGGATTCTAAATTTAGGATTTTCATATCACATGTGCCCGAACACGACTTGGTTCCATTCTTACAAATCTTATGACAGTGGAAGTGTTCTGATGGAAAATAGCGTATCATGCAAGGCCATCAGAATATGTACCATCAAGGTAAAGATGTTTAATTGAGTCATTTAGACTTTAAGTGATGTCGGGCATGTCCCATATTTGAAGAAAAACTTAATATTCTTAGGGGTTTTAGATACGACCGGTTGCACGTTCATCGCAATAAGTGGTGCATTAAAGGTTACTAGAGGTGCAATGGTGttgataaaataataaaagaccAGAAATTTGCACAAGTTGATAATGAGCATTGTTATAGGTGAGGCCACTACCACCTCACACACAGAATCCGGCATAGATGACATAAATCGAGTGAAGGCATCATTTGGTAAATTGAAAACTTGAAAGGGGATGGAGGGTAAGTTCTTCAATAAACCCCCTTTATCTAtctatttatatattttcttgTGAGTTCTATTAGAGGTATCAATGGATTGGCTAGCCAAGCTCTATCCAATCCCGAACTATATTGTCCAAAAAAGTCCATCCCAACATAGTTACACTAGGCAGGAGTCCGAACCAGAGAGGAAGAGGTATGCTACCATCGACAACaactctagttttttttttttttttatttgttgctAAGAAATTACATCAACGCCATTGATGATTTGGCATGCATCATGATCCACTATTAAATTTCGAACAACTTCTTGAATCCATAAGTGTAGAGGCTAGCGAGGAGGTCGAACACAAATCCCCATCTGGTGGATACTATGGATGGCCTCTACTCTAGGGAACAACGCAAACACCCAGGTGTCGACATCAGCGGGGCTGCTATGATACAAGATTTGACTTATTATATGTAGTGGATTAAGCATCTTATAGTCAAGAATAAGATGAAGGATATTATTTTCTCTTGGGTTTGAAATCCAAATTTAACTCAGCACAATAAATAATACCATAAAATCCATCATAAATGAATGCGTGGGTGGTTTTGATACCAACTATATGACTGACCTACAGAATATATATAGAATTGTTAATTCATCAATTAGGAAATCACAAAAAGTCGTAGATGTAAACGAgtacttttaaaaaaaacaaaaaattccaTTCGCACTCACACCCCATGCACATCCACAACCTCACACCATAGTGGATTTTCACCACaacgggtactcgaacccatgacccagtgttgaaactcttgtaagtctaccattggggcatgagtaaggacccaatgtGTGCTTGAATGGTggcaaattgtttgaatgagaatTGATGAACTTAGTTGTTTGCACCTTATTCATTTGTAAATGAAAAGAACAAGACTAGCATTTATAGATGAGACACTTGGCATAATTCAACTCATCATAACCATTTCTCATTCAAGCTCGTAGTAGTTCAACTCATTATAACTATTTGTCCTTTAAAAGTCTCCACACCAAATAGAATCCATGTCTTTTTAAAGCACTCTAGATACGTAAAAGAGTCCAAGCGCATGCACCTTCTTTTATGTATCTGAACCGATCGCAACTACTGTGAGGCCCACTACTGTGCTTAATCCGGATATCTAATGGTCAAATCATCTGAACCCTTGATcacttggggcccacataatagaagTCTTACAACCCACTCATCAGAGGGCCCCAGCCGTCAACTTATAATAGTGTTACCTCATCACCCGAGGATATACCATAGATTCTATGGAAATTTTCTCAAAACATTATCCAACAGATGGACCTAGCTTGATGGGCTCAGACTGCACATCTAACCTACTGAACTGAGCACAATCCTATGTTCAGTCTGGATTCAGCTAGTATGTAGGCTTCACATCTTTTACTATCAGGCCAAGGTTGAAGCTAGCATACGACACCGCTCAGGTCTTAATGTGATGCCGAAAGATAACAAGGCGTGACTTTGTCTTAGCCTACTATCGGTCTCAGAACAAAAAGGGAAAGGGTAATGCCACCATCTCCAAACACATATTTCATAACAATACAAGttgattttaaaaagaaaaagaaaaggtaaaaGTAAAATCGAatgatcaatccaagccgtccaatttTCATATCATTATCTCAAACCCATTTATTTCATAGCAAAATACGAGTTGATATAACAGATAGCAGTACAAATAGTCCAATAAAACTCAATAGCCTttcattcaatgatccaaacaagCAAAAGGAAACACCAACGTAGTGAAGACGACCTGCCAACACACTATTGCAAAGGATAGTCCCTTTAAGCAGCTCTAAAAGCTTATTTAATAAGGCCACTCGCCAACACACTGCTACAGATATATCCTGCATTCTGCATAGGAAATGAAAATGAGCATCTTAGATACACCATCCAtgtaagaaaaaagaagattatAGAAAATGGTTCATCTCATTTTCCTGTAACCAAAAGAACTTAGGTTTTATGTGTTTCATTAAAGTATGCTTACTCAGCTTCTATCAGGTGTCTAAAATCATTCAACAATGGATTTTTCTAACACATTGCTGAACGACATCAGGCCCACTAAACGAATGACATGGATCCTTCAAAGTGCCCCCATTGTTGAAATtctaacttttatttatttattttgttacaTCTGGAAATTAAAATAAACCTGGATATGGAAGAAAGCAAAGAACATAGAATCAAGGTTCTTTGATAGAAACTTGGGTTCTTTTAGGTTGgtttttggttgcaccaaaaaaaagaagactagtacaaattcattaaaaaaggagagggagagattcCCAAAATACAACGGAGGCTGCTCAAGCCCCGCTACAACTAGAGGACCGCAGAGACAAGTGGGCCCATATCCCTCTTAGCAAATGAAATGTTTAGCCCTTTAGAAAGGGCACTAATTTCCCTTAGAATGTGAGCAAAAGCTATCGCAATGCTAAAAACATCAGTAATTCACGATAAAACCCTTTGAAAATTTTGcatcaaattagactgattaatcatgaaatttcatgatatttaatgCATCTAAGTGAACCTTAATTTCttgcttttttattattattaatctcAGTTATCATGTATTAGATGAATGAAGAAACACTAAATATTGGAAAATACATGGTCTGAGTTCTTGAACTAAGGGTAGTGGCAATGGGTTcatttagtttattttctttatctttattcGAGGATATCTAAAAAGAGCTATGGTAATTCAAAAACTTACAGTAAGGATCAATCTTCCACTTCTGGTTATCTCCTCCAGACCACTTCCAAATCCCAACTATGGTGCTGTCATGTGATGGTCCACTCACTTCATTGAAAGCATCCAAGTTCAGGGCGATGTTGTTAACCATCCTTATAGCATTGAAACCGTCGCCTGCCCCATACTCCGTCCACAAGATTGATTGGTCAAGAACATATGGGTTGTGTGGGCTAAGTTGAGCCTGCAATGGTTTTTCAATCACAGGcaggaaagggaaaaaaaaaaaaaaagcttaagaTGTGCGTCGATTAAAGTTCTAATAATCGAAATATCAAGAAAGAAGCAGATATTCTTACCTCTATTGAaccaccaaaaaaagaaaaaaaaaaaaaggaaaaagaaaaaaaaaaggatggtgttttcaataaaatttcttgAAAATAGTTTTTTGATGACTGGTctaaatataaatataattttaagaaataataatattatatgtatgtagTCATCATGTATGTgccaaattacaaagaaaacaaaGGATACAAGATCCATTGAGGCAGAGGAACTACCAGCCTCTCTCATCACATGCTTAAAAGGATACATCAAGAGATGATGCTAAATGATTTAATCTTAGAAACTATGAAAGAATCTCCAATTTCCAACACTATACTGGAAGCCCACACCCTGTCATTTCTTGATTCACCCATCATGAATGGTTCGGAAAGAGTTTCCTTAACAAGTTTCAATCTAACCCATCAAGATATTGATTCACATTATTCGATAATTatataagaaggaaaaaaaaccaTTCTTTTGTGCTGAAGTTTCTGTCTTTCAAATATAGGTATTAGCTCAAAATGTTCTTTTGCAAGTAGGAAAAAAGGGCAAAAGAAACAGATCAAAACTTTTAAGGTTGGCGTGGTttgccttttttctttctttttaatggtACTGGATTGCAGCTTTTTCGACCTAAATATAAATCAACCTGTGATTTGGAAGATTAATAAAAGGATGGCAAAGTAGAAAGGAAAACTCTTTCCATCACTGATAAACTCTAATGCTACTAGTTTCTTACTGACTGATAAGATCTTCAAATGCCTAGTAACCTAGAAAAACTCCAATGAGTTACTTGATCTGACATGGATCAAATGGTAAATCTTTCATGGTCTATTTCCATGGTATGCTAAAACAAGTAGTAAGCATTATGTGTTAAAGGGCTTAAATGGACGTTACACAAAAAATGGCCTGTAATGGCTATAACGGATccgaaactgattttttttttaaaaaggccgtAACTGCCATTATAAGGTTGTTATAGCCCCTAATCTAACAGTAATggtggtggatcccaccattataAGGCTGTAATAGCTCGTAATTCTTTTATATACTCAGAGAAATACAGCGGCCATTTGAATCCTTATCCCCTGGACATGCTATGTAGAGTAGGGAGCACGAGGTTCGTTCAtctggtgtggatcccaccatgtacATGTCATGGCCCTAAATAGTGCCGATCCAGTCATTaagaaaacttaaaaaaaatGACGAGAGGTTCACATCTAAAATGCACATGGCGCCCACCTGATGACCGGACTAGCCTGATTTTGAGGCTACCGGACATAGACAGTGCCTCCCACTTGATGAAAACCCTCATCTTGCATGAATTCTGTATTAGAAAATGAGGGAAGAGTATGATTGGGATGGCTTTTCTGCATGTAGCCAAAGCCCTCCTCATACtccaaaatgtagaaatgattgaAATTGAAATAAAGAGAATAAACTTACAGGGAGGGTATCCCCGATGGAATGCTTTAAGGCTAGACCAGTAGCCTTATTGATGAGAGAAAAGCTAGGTAAGCCCGAAGCATCCTTCACCCTCGTGCTGTATTTCAAGTCCTTTATCCAATGCTGTAACACaaacccaataaataaataagattttataaaaaatataaatgaaaaaTATTAAGAATGTCTTATTTCTCGTAcattcttccttttatttttagaTCTCATTAGGTGGCGTTTGATTGTAATTAGATTTGATTAGCGTGTGATTGATTGTAATCTTCTATTTTttcattctcaattttttttaaaaaaaaaaccaaaatactGTAATAGAAATAAAACTTTAAAATGACCCATatacaacaaaaacacgattgcatttaaggatttttttttttttttcataagctGCATATGGTTTGGTCTATGGACCAAAAAACTGTTACTCTTAAAATATGTCTCCAAAATTGATACACGGGCCTTCTACATCCTGGATAGCTTTTGACACACACCCACGGCTCACATACTCACACACccagccacaccacatgggcacttgatccTTGATCTTGGTGTTGAAGCAGAGCCTGTCTACTACTGAGCCATGGAATGAGAACCATAGTTTTATCTTATTCTATGTCCAATACCCATTGGAACTTGTTACATGGGGCCACTGATGGTGTGGCTCACTGTGTTCTTTACGAAAAATTTGAGCAATCCACCGTTTCCTCATATGATTTTAAGGCTTgggtccaaaaaatgattcagatccaaagttcaagtgggccacatgaaagcTAACAGTGCATATTAAACCAATGCCCTTCAAACTGTCATGGGACCACAAAAATTTAGATCATAAGAAAACCTGGTGGTAACGTTCAGCGTACCAGGAAGGACATTCTGAATGGTTGGAAATGGTGGGCCAAATgaacaggaaatagtgaggatgtaactcccaccgttgaaacattcgtggggccatagGATGTTACtcagaaatccatcccatccatctattttgtcatctcattttagggccataGGATGTTACTCAGAAGAGTGTGGTACGGTGCATAGGTAATGCTGGTATTTTAAAATATACACATAAGGGTGCTAACAGCCGCTAACAGCGAGCAGAATAAACTTGTAGAAAGTAGGCGGTTAAAAGTCTATGTCACAACAGTAGGCGTTTCTTGGAAAAAAATCCCTGATaaacaatgaaagaaaagaagatatggaaaaaaagaaacattgcatgagaaatatccaatgtcaaaataataataataaaaattcccagtttttcaaattttcaggagcaaggaaaaaaacaaaaaagaaaaaaaaaaaaatcgaaagttTTCACGACCCAAAATCCAGATTaaattgagaaataaaaatacaaagCCAAAAAGCAAAATGAGAAACAATGCCTGGAGCTCGTCAGTTGGATCGGCCTTAGCAAGAACAACCATCCCATCTCTCACACTAAGTGAGTAATCTTTCTTCCCCCTGCAGGAAACTCTAACAGTTGCCATCTTTGCCCTCTGAGCCTAGCTTGCTTCTATCTTTGATGGTGGATTTCTACGTGCTGTGTTTTTGGCAAGGATGGATGCAGTTGTGGGGATATATATACGAATGGTTATTTTCTTAAAACcgtttggttttataaacatttACGGAAACACACCCGCTTCAAAATATTTAAAGTAACCCCTCTGATGTTTGCGGATCAAAAAAAGAATTTTTGTCTGTAACACCTTTCGTTTTCACTGTTCTATCCGAACGGGAAGGTGGTGGGCGTGGGCGTTCGTAATAGTAAGTTCGGTGTATTTTATGTTTGTGTGTGATCGACAGGgtttatccattttgccatctcaatttagatcatgagcccaaaaatgaggcagatctgaatcgcaggtgggccataagaaggtttcaatgatggaaaatCTTTGGACCCTAAAATGAATCTgcttggtgtgttccacttgggcATTTTATTTGCCTCCCTTTTTGGTTTATGCCctaattaaaatgatttgaaaaaatggatggacggtattgatttttcacaaacactaTGTAGCCCCGCGTACCTTCTAACCCAAGGGAACCTAAGTAGATGCGACGCTGGCCTCACACAACATGTGCGTctctgacagtggggcccaccttaatgcatgtattgtatattcacccTGTCCAATGTTTTGATGAGATCACGCATATATAGCTGGACCAAGGAAGAAAAAACCAGCTTGACACAATTTTTTGTCACACCGACGTTTTTAATAATCAATCAACACTGTTCCTGTATTTAATTAATTTGGTCTATTTGAGATTTGAGTTAGCTTTGTTTTTGggcacatgccttaaaatgatttggaaaactaGAACGATTGTGTAGATATACAATATTGTTGTGTAGATGCCTTGCATTTTGCATATCATGGTCGACCGTGTGACTCACTGTGATTTTCATGGTCGACTGTAGGATCAACCATGTGGGCGTGACTGTCGGATTTTGCGATTTTATGTGAAATAAGGAATTTAAACCTGACTTTTTCATTAGGACTTAAGGGCTTATTAAAAGCTAATACAAGTATTTTCTCAAAGGACTAAAGTTGGCTAAGGGAGAGGGTTTTCTACACTTGTGAAGTGATTTGGGAAGGATTTATTAAGAGATCAAGAGGTTTTTTAGAGGTGTGCATTATAAGGGGAGATCGGGTACATctgtaatcgaagaaggtgagtTTGCACAACTCTAAAGTTTTGATTATGGTAGGTTTCTATCGtgttgtgccatggttttttcccgctaggagttttccacataaaatatcATCGTGTTTGTGATTGTTTACTTTTGATTTGGTTATCCTACATCATTATATTGTTCTATCTTTATCGTACTTTTgcaaggggaacggattggcgaTGGTATTAGAACTAAATGTCTAACACCTAGGGTTTGATCCCAATTTATTGTTGGCTCGATTTACATCATTGTGGTGTGATATAGAGCGGGTTCACTCACAACAAAGTAGTATTAGAGAGTCAAGTTGAACGTTTGGGTTTGAACGAAGATGTTAGGATTAAAATTGATATATAGAAGTTTGATGGGAAGAACAATTTTAGTTTATGGCAGTAGATGGTCAATGACATTCTAGTTTCACAAGGGTTGTGCAAGGCGTTGTTGGAAACAAAACTGAAGAAGATGTCGGTTGATGACTAGAACAATCTCAAGGAGAAAATTATGAGCATCATCTGTTTATGTTTGTCAGATGAGGTTATGTATAATGTTTTGGATGAGTAATCTCCCCTGATGATGTGAACAAAGCTAGAAGACCTGTACATGTCAAagtttttcaaaaataagttgtTTTTGAATAAATACCTTTTCGGGCTGAATTGAAGGAAAGATTAGATCTCCGGGAGCACATGAACTTGTTTACAAAGTTATGTAGCGAGTTGGTAATGCTCGAAGAGATGGtcaatgaagaaaataaagtgGTGTGATTTTTAGCATCACTTTCCTCATCATACGACCATCTTGCCACTACTCAGTTATATGGGAAGAATATATTGAAACTTAAAAAATTCATTACAATGCTCGTTTCCAACAAGATGAGGAAGAAATCAAGTGATAATGACACTCTGGTAGAAGAGTTAATTGCGAAAGAGTGTCAAGGACGTGGGCGATCCGCGGAGCGATCTTGGTCAGATAAGAAGAAAAAGTCTAGATCGAAGTCGAAGGCAAATGGCGGATGCTTCTATTCCAACATTAAGGGGCACTTTAAGAAAAACTACCAGAAATGgaaggatgaagtgaaaagaaaAGACAAAGAAAAAGGGAACACAAGTGAATCAATGAATGTAGTAGAAGAGAATTTAGAAGAAGACCTCTTCTCAATCTCCTCAGGTATGAGTCATCTCTCAGACACTTAGATTCTAGATTCAGGATATTtgtatcacatgtgcttagataggACTTAGTTCAATTCCTTCCAGTCCTATGATGGTGGAAATATTCTGATGGGAAATGATGCAGCACGTAAGGCCATTAGAATAGGGACTATCAAGGTAATGATGTTTGACAGATTCATTCAGACTCTTTGTGATGTCTGGCATGTCCCATATTTGAAGAAAAATTTAATATCCTTGAGAGTTTTAGATACGAACGGTTGCACATTCACCGCATCTAGTGGTGTATTAAATGTCACCAAAGGTGCAATGTTGTTGATAAAGGGACATAAGATTAGAAATATGTACAAGTTAGTTGGGAGCACAATTATGGGTGAGGCTAGTACCACCTCACACGTAGAATCTAGCGCAGATGATACAAATTTGTGGTATATGCGGTTATCGCATATGAGTGAGATGGGCATGATCGAACTCCACAAATGAAATCTGTTGAAGGGATTTAAGGCATGCTATATGAATTTTTGTGAGCATTGCATCCTAGGCAAATAACATagagtatgacccacttgagtattgacctgtttcgtttttgggttcatgccctaaaattatctttaaaaaacaAATTGACGGAATGGATTTTTAGCAAATACCATGGTGGCCCATCTAGCATCTGCCTCTTTGGGAGCACAGTAAATGCGACCTTGGCCTTACCCAACACAGTGTAGCTCTGACAGTGTGTcgaccttgatgcatgtactgtattatatccatgccatccaacattttgataaggtcacgcttAGTTGtctaaaggaaaaataaataaaaaatcagcttgattcaaaaattttgtggcccacaaaaagtttctaTTGGttaattactattattttctttgttttggtcTACCTAAAATTGGATTGACTTGGTatgtgccttaaaatgatttgcaaAATAGGAATGGACCACTTGGATATACAATatgtaaatcaaggtggaccttacaaTGAGGGCAGCATTGAGTCAGGTGAAATAGgagccacacctaatccactcaccCTCCCTATCTTGGCGCGATATGACTGTCAATGGCATATTTTGATATGTTCggaatggacgcggatttcttagGATAGCCtttggtagaggtgggcatcgagtcgagtcagaccggattgggtccaactcgacttgatccgaattttcaagaacctgacccgaactcgatccgattcgggaccgAGTTCAGCAAGGTTGAATCGATCCgattgttgagggtcgaatattgcatagcagaccccgattactgcctgattttacatacacgataatgcctaatattataatttaatcgtgttttggttgtaggatgtaataaggagctttgatgaAAAAGagattaaaagcatggatttaacgctccgaagtcaccagagcaaggaatggacttcaggggaccgagatcgatggatatacacgccagagatccgagaaaattgagaaactgaagctcaagtggcctgaaagttagtcagaatgcaagatcacagggtttccaccatccactcggctcgaaacttcatacatggcctaaggaccataaattaaccgtacacgtcaaatttcagccattagatcctcgtggaagtggcccaacagagagatcagagggcgctagccattaaagagcatcttggcaatCCATAAGCGATTAAGActcaaacttaggcgttagaaagagcatgaaaaataacaaatcctagtgaaattttgtgtcatttgcatggtgcaatcaggagatactgacggcagaagatataacaaaagagaagggcaaatctgtaaatagatgtgtcATGCATGGCATACTTGAAGCAAATtgtatttttaacggtgaatgttgtccatacattggTTAAGCGTGTAGCCCACCCTAAAGTCAAATCTgctttaaactagaggccatgggccaacactacatacaggagctgatggagggagtggattctAGGACaggtatcacagtggaccccaccagtttTTGGCGcagttgccggggactgacggttacgtttttctgaaattaattagttttagaattaggttaggattaggattttactaactttaggttaaaggtttttattttattttatttttagaaactattattttatttttagaaactaacttgtttccatgttttgtaggatcctgacatgagttcctaaattggtaattccttcttaatttctctactttttctacttttaaaattagggtttaaattttagaaatcttctaattctagtattttcctatttgtaggaaatagtttatttttagaaatttttctcttttgtttttagaaactaggttagttatttccctttttagaaattaacttcctatttttatttttagtaactttctaattgtagaattttagtttagaaactaaccttcctattttgtaagcctttaagatagaaatttctaattcggtaagctccttctctactttctatttttcagttctcttttagtaatttactttctagtttaggattttcctaatttattttagaaattttcactttcttttaggaattccttcttttagaaatcagtttactgctatctttcctttaaaggattgttcttctctttttagaatctgacttgtttgttttcttttgcaggtccttaacttaggggcttcaatttggtaatttctttccaactctccctctctttctttttagattttcttttcctttcttaggattaggctttgaatttgattgagggctgcgagtgtttcatgcccaagtgggcccgtgacaacactcaacgtctcttgactgaaggaggaatGGTTGatgggttgactatccatcgcaggactagacaccgctcgaaatcccctgagttaactgaagttatggctgaagaccaacctcctctacttccacccagggtggaggatacccaagatgagaatgaggtgcatcaggcacccccgcctcgtactttacgagattatctacaaccagcgggagtgagtacgccctcatgcatgattttccctgaaaacacaggacaaatggacatcaagccaggagttatccaactccttcccaaattctatggacttgaatcagaaagtccatatttacatttgaaagagttcgatgagattatagctacattatgttttcctaatgtatctgaggatacaatcaggctgaaactctttcctttttccttaaaagagaaagctaaga
This window encodes:
- the LOC131243473 gene encoding ricin B-like lectin R40G3; translated protein: MATVRVSCRGKKDYSLSVRDGMVVLAKADPTDELQHWIKDLKYSTRVKDASGLPSFSLINKATGLALKHSIGDTLPAQLSPHNPYVLDQSILWTEYGAGDGFNAIRMVNNIALNLDAFNEVSGPSHDSTIVGIWKWSGGDNQKWKIDPY